From the genome of Maribacter algicola, one region includes:
- a CDS encoding endonuclease/exonuclease/phosphatase family protein — MSFWGKTVYGLNIVFSVGMLLACIAPYTKSANLSFLSLPVPVLVISNFLFLLYWLMVKPKRLWLSFIVLVVGYFSLGSFVQFNTGESYDDNALKVMSFNIQGFEGFPRNYDRPIVPEIADFIQKENPDILCFQEFGYWGLRNEVFQNYPYSFTNYEVGSEEKGVLMAIYSKYPIINKGDIEFPNSLNGASFVDVLYKKDTLRAYNLHLESLKVRPRSLKRERSDRLLGRLRNSFAKQQEQADLIREHMKGVSFRKIVCADMNNTQYSYAYQELKQDMEDSFVEKGYGYGRTINFWKFPLRIDFILTDPGIDVLDHKNYSESLSDHEPIMATLQITSDK, encoded by the coding sequence ATGTCTTTTTGGGGTAAGACCGTTTACGGGTTGAATATCGTTTTTTCTGTTGGAATGCTTTTGGCTTGTATTGCTCCTTATACAAAGTCGGCCAACCTTTCCTTTTTAAGCCTCCCTGTTCCGGTGTTGGTGATTTCAAACTTTCTATTTCTTTTATATTGGCTCATGGTCAAGCCAAAACGTTTGTGGCTCTCCTTTATCGTTTTGGTGGTTGGCTATTTTAGCTTGGGTTCTTTTGTTCAGTTCAATACCGGGGAGTCCTATGACGATAATGCCCTAAAGGTCATGAGTTTCAACATACAGGGTTTTGAAGGGTTTCCGCGAAATTATGACCGACCCATTGTTCCGGAAATAGCCGATTTCATTCAAAAGGAAAACCCGGATATTCTATGTTTTCAGGAATTCGGGTATTGGGGATTGAGAAATGAAGTGTTTCAAAATTATCCCTACAGTTTCACGAATTATGAGGTCGGTTCCGAAGAAAAAGGGGTTTTAATGGCCATATATTCCAAATACCCGATTATAAATAAAGGTGACATTGAGTTTCCAAACTCCTTGAACGGAGCAAGTTTTGTGGATGTATTGTATAAAAAAGATACCCTTCGCGCATATAATTTACATTTGGAATCCTTAAAAGTTCGACCCAGAAGCCTTAAACGGGAACGATCGGATAGACTACTGGGCAGATTGCGCAATTCTTTTGCGAAACAACAGGAACAGGCAGATTTGATTCGGGAACACATGAAAGGGGTCAGCTTTAGAAAAATTGTCTGTGCGGATATGAACAATACCCAGTATTCCTATGCCTACCAGGAGCTTAAACAGGATATGGAGGACAGCTTCGTAGAAAAGGGATACGGTTATGGGAGAACCATTAACTTTTGGAAATTCCCCTTGCGAATCGATTTCATTTTAACCGATCCGGGTATCGATGTGTTGGACCATAAAAACTACAGTGAAAGCTTGTCCGACCATGAACCTATAATGGCCACTCTACAGATTACTTCGGATAAATAA
- a CDS encoding nucleoside-diphosphate kinase translates to MTTNRTFTMIKPDAVENGHIGAILEKITAAGFKIIAMKYTQLSVRDAQEFYAIHKERPFFGELVEFMTRGPIVAAILEKENAVEDFRALIGATNPAEAAEGTIRKMFATDIAENAIHGSDSDANAAIEGAFHFSGREIY, encoded by the coding sequence ATGACTACAAATAGAACATTTACCATGATAAAGCCCGATGCCGTGGAAAACGGACATATTGGGGCTATTTTGGAAAAAATTACGGCGGCTGGATTTAAGATAATCGCCATGAAATATACGCAGTTAAGCGTACGGGACGCTCAGGAGTTTTACGCTATTCACAAAGAACGACCTTTCTTTGGGGAATTGGTGGAATTTATGACACGTGGCCCCATTGTTGCCGCTATTTTGGAAAAGGAAAATGCAGTGGAGGATTTTAGGGCGTTGATAGGGGCGACCAATCCTGCAGAAGCTGCGGAAGGAACCATACGTAAAATGTTCGCGACTGACATTGCCGAAAACGCGATACACGGTTCGGATAGTGATGCCAATGCTGCTATTGAAGGTGCTTTTCATTTTTCCGGTAGGGAAATTTACTAA
- the recF gene encoding DNA replication/repair protein RecF (All proteins in this family for which functions are known are DNA-binding proteins that assist the filamentation of RecA onto DNA for the initiation of recombination or recombinational repair.), producing the protein MYLKTLSLLNYKNFESKNLEFDSKINCFVGDNGVGKTNILDSIYHLSFGKSYFNPVSSQNIRHDADFFVIEGHFQKEEKEEKIVCSLKKGNKKVIKRNGKPYEKFADHIGVLPLVIISPADRDLILEGSEVRRKFMDGVISQSDKDYLQSLINYNKVLSQRNALLKYFAVNHTFDRATLAVYNDQLERYGSEIFKKRVLFLESFIQIFKEQYKAITNNTEEVNLTYDSKMLSDSLGTLLLESLEKDRALQYTSVGIHKDDLNFTIREYPIKKFGSQGQQKSFLIALKFAQFHFMRKLSRSNPILLLDDIFDKLDENRVSHIISLVNKENFGQIFVSDTHAERTEAVVKKIHQTYKIFKL; encoded by the coding sequence ATGTATTTAAAGACCCTATCCCTTCTTAATTACAAAAATTTTGAATCCAAAAATCTTGAGTTCGATTCCAAAATCAACTGTTTTGTGGGGGATAATGGCGTTGGAAAAACCAATATTTTGGATAGCATCTACCACCTTTCTTTTGGTAAAAGTTACTTTAATCCCGTATCCTCCCAAAACATACGACATGATGCCGATTTCTTTGTGATAGAAGGGCACTTCCAAAAAGAGGAAAAGGAAGAAAAAATCGTCTGTAGCCTAAAAAAGGGCAATAAAAAAGTAATCAAAAGGAACGGAAAACCCTATGAAAAATTCGCCGACCATATTGGTGTCCTGCCACTGGTAATCATTTCCCCTGCTGATAGGGACCTTATATTGGAGGGCAGTGAGGTGCGAAGAAAATTTATGGACGGCGTTATTTCTCAGTCGGACAAAGATTACCTACAATCACTTATCAATTACAACAAGGTACTATCCCAAAGAAATGCGCTCTTAAAGTATTTTGCCGTCAACCATACTTTTGACAGGGCAACCTTGGCTGTCTATAATGACCAATTGGAAAGGTACGGTTCAGAAATATTTAAAAAAAGGGTACTTTTTTTGGAGAGCTTTATCCAAATTTTCAAGGAGCAGTATAAGGCCATAACAAACAATACGGAAGAGGTAAACCTGACTTATGATAGCAAAATGTTATCCGATTCCCTAGGGACATTATTGTTGGAAAGTCTTGAAAAAGATCGTGCGTTACAGTATACAAGTGTAGGGATACATAAGGATGACCTAAACTTTACCATTAGGGAATATCCCATAAAAAAATTTGGCAGCCAAGGACAGCAAAAATCTTTTTTGATTGCCTTGAAATTCGCACAGTTCCATTTTATGCGCAAATTGTCACGCTCCAATCCTATTTTACTTTTGGACGATATTTTTGACAAGCTCGATGAAAATAGGGTTTCTCACATCATTTCCTTGGTGAACAAGGAAAATTTTGGTCAGATATTCGTAAGCGACACCCATGCGGAACGTACCGAAGCTGTAGTAAAAAAAATTCATCAGACTTATAAAATCTTTAAACTTTGA
- a CDS encoding rhomboid family intramembrane serine protease: MSRLTEAIKHLLIINILFFVATNIYGDQMYQWFSLWFPKNENFGIWQIVTHMFMHGGFMHILFNMYALYAFGTPLERMWGRNKFLFFYFSAGLGAALLHTGVNYYYFQKGLNAIVDSGVTESSVMDIVTRGQYNTEWYNIAGKSTIDNFLSAYHTPAVGASGAIYGVLVAFGMSYPNSELFLIFLPVPIKAKYFIPVLIGLDLFSGITGYGIFGQGIAHFAHVGGALVGFLMMWYWKKNQFNNNRWDR; this comes from the coding sequence ATGAGCAGACTTACTGAAGCGATAAAACACTTGTTGATCATCAATATTTTGTTTTTCGTTGCGACCAATATTTATGGGGACCAAATGTATCAATGGTTTTCCCTTTGGTTTCCAAAAAACGAGAATTTCGGGATTTGGCAAATCGTTACCCATATGTTCATGCATGGTGGGTTTATGCATATTCTTTTTAATATGTACGCCTTATACGCCTTTGGTACGCCCTTGGAGCGAATGTGGGGGCGCAACAAGTTTCTGTTCTTTTATTTTTCCGCAGGCTTAGGTGCAGCTTTGCTGCATACGGGGGTCAACTATTATTACTTTCAGAAAGGGCTTAATGCCATCGTGGATTCTGGAGTCACCGAAAGTTCCGTGATGGATATCGTTACAAGGGGACAGTACAACACGGAATGGTATAATATTGCCGGAAAATCTACCATTGATAATTTTTTAAGTGCCTATCATACCCCGGCAGTCGGTGCTTCGGGAGCCATTTATGGGGTGTTGGTAGCTTTTGGTATGTCATACCCCAACAGCGAACTTTTCCTGATTTTTCTCCCTGTTCCCATCAAGGCAAAGTATTTCATTCCTGTATTGATTGGTCTTGATTTGTTTTCGGGGATTACGGGTTACGGGATTTTTGGACAGGGTATTGCGCATTTTGCACATGTAGGAGGAGCGCTAGTAGGTTTTCTAATGATGTGGTATTGGAAAAAGAATCAGTTTAACAATAATCGCTGGGACAGATAA
- the ribH gene encoding 6,7-dimethyl-8-ribityllumazine synthase, whose protein sequence is MATENKNLSEYDKDTIPSAKHLRFGIVVSEWNSNITEGLYLGAETALLDCGALASNIIRWNVPGSFELTFGCKKLIQQEKLDAVIAIGSVIQGETKHFDFVCSATAQGIKDLNVRMDIPVIFCVLTDNTMQQAIDRSGGKHGNKGSEAAIAAIKMAVLGK, encoded by the coding sequence ATGGCCACGGAAAACAAAAATTTATCGGAATACGATAAGGACACTATCCCAAGCGCGAAGCATCTTCGGTTTGGGATCGTTGTTTCTGAGTGGAATTCCAACATAACCGAAGGCCTCTATCTTGGCGCGGAGACCGCCCTTTTGGATTGCGGTGCCCTGGCCTCGAACATTATCAGATGGAACGTACCGGGTAGTTTTGAGCTTACCTTTGGTTGTAAAAAACTGATACAACAGGAAAAATTGGATGCCGTTATCGCCATAGGAAGTGTCATCCAGGGGGAGACCAAGCATTTTGATTTTGTTTGTAGTGCTACGGCCCAAGGCATCAAGGATCTCAATGTGCGAATGGACATTCCGGTCATCTTCTGTGTTTTGACCGATAATACCATGCAACAGGCCATAGACCGCAGTGGTGGAAAGCACGGAAATAAAGGGTCTGAGGCAGCCATTGCCGCCATTAAGATGGCCGTATTGGGAAAATAG
- a CDS encoding DUF6122 family protein encodes MLRFTLHYGIHFIVPLLVAFLFFKEQRLKVGLILLAGILLDLDHFLATPIFDADRCSINFHPLHTYWAMGIYCLMLFWRTTRIWGIAFLIHMVADLADCLFIRSNL; translated from the coding sequence ATGCTTAGGTTCACCTTGCACTATGGTATTCATTTTATAGTCCCGCTGCTGGTGGCTTTCCTATTTTTTAAGGAACAAAGGCTAAAAGTAGGTTTGATACTCTTGGCCGGGATTCTCTTGGATTTGGACCATTTTTTGGCTACGCCCATTTTTGATGCCGATAGATGCAGTATCAACTTCCACCCATTGCACACTTATTGGGCGATGGGTATATATTGTTTGATGCTTTTTTGGAGAACCACCCGAATCTGGGGTATCGCCTTTTTAATTCACATGGTGGCGGATTTGGCCGACTGCTTATTTATCCGAAGTAATCTGTAG
- a CDS encoding rhomboid family intramembrane serine protease: protein MAGVNIKYQYARLSVAEKLIAINVAVYIVSALIPFLLGFSKNSIVQWFELPNDFFGFLMQPWSIITYSFFHGGLGHLFWNMLLIYFVGRIFLNLFDGRRFLNVYFLGVILGGLFFMLGYNIFPAFFNVNAALIGASAGASAILIFICTYIPNQEVRVIFFNVKLWYIGVFVVLMDLIQLPTSGNAGGHLAHLGGALLGYLYASQLFKGNDIGAGFSNFFDSVANMFKRTEKKAPLKTVYKNQRTSSNRSTKDYDAQSKQKKIDAILDKISKSGYESLSKAEKDFLFKAGNE, encoded by the coding sequence ATGGCAGGTGTCAATATAAAATATCAATATGCAAGGTTGAGCGTGGCGGAAAAACTCATCGCCATTAATGTGGCAGTGTATATAGTTAGCGCACTCATTCCCTTTCTATTGGGCTTTTCAAAAAATAGTATCGTACAGTGGTTTGAACTTCCCAATGATTTCTTTGGATTTTTGATGCAACCTTGGTCCATTATAACCTATTCTTTTTTCCATGGGGGTCTTGGACATTTATTTTGGAATATGCTGCTCATCTATTTTGTGGGCAGGATTTTTTTGAACCTATTTGATGGTAGACGTTTTCTGAACGTGTACTTTTTAGGCGTTATCCTTGGGGGCTTATTTTTTATGTTAGGATATAACATTTTTCCGGCATTTTTCAATGTGAACGCCGCACTGATTGGGGCTTCGGCAGGTGCGAGTGCTATTCTTATCTTTATTTGTACCTACATTCCCAACCAAGAGGTCAGGGTCATTTTTTTCAATGTGAAGCTTTGGTATATAGGTGTGTTCGTCGTGTTGATGGATTTGATACAACTTCCCACCAGTGGCAATGCCGGGGGGCATTTGGCACATTTAGGAGGTGCCCTATTGGGATATCTTTATGCTAGCCAACTTTTCAAAGGGAATGATATTGGGGCTGGTTTTTCTAATTTTTTCGACAGTGTTGCCAATATGTTTAAGCGTACCGAAAAAAAAGCGCCATTAAAGACGGTTTACAAGAACCAACGCACTTCATCCAATAGAAGTACCAAAGACTATGATGCCCAAAGCAAACAAAAAAAGATAGATGCCATTTTGGATAAAATCAGCAAGTCCGGATACGAAAGTCTTTCCAAAGCGGAAAAAGATTTTCTTTTTAAGGCGGGTAATGAATAG
- a CDS encoding WbqC family protein codes for MTVLHPAYLPNVAFFCVYTKANDVVFEKQDNYQKQTYRNRAYICTDRGKHLLSIPIVHTKGATGRQHYEEVKLDNSYAWQRQHWRTLETAYRTSPFFEFYEDEIRPLYEKGFDLLLDFNLASIQTICDCLQLDFVDEFTDTYSLEYEKDYRFLVNAKKELPDEFPEYVQVFGDRHGFIPNLSILDVLFNLGPNTLEYLGNIEIDGSHA; via the coding sequence ATGACCGTACTCCATCCTGCTTATTTACCCAATGTGGCCTTTTTCTGCGTTTATACGAAAGCCAATGATGTTGTATTCGAAAAACAGGACAACTATCAAAAACAGACCTATAGGAACCGGGCGTATATCTGTACGGATAGGGGAAAACATTTACTGAGTATTCCCATTGTACACACAAAAGGCGCAACTGGTAGGCAACACTACGAAGAAGTCAAATTAGACAATTCCTATGCATGGCAAAGACAGCACTGGAGAACCTTGGAAACGGCCTATAGAACTTCACCCTTTTTTGAATTTTATGAAGATGAGATTCGGCCTTTATACGAAAAAGGGTTTGACCTGCTCTTGGATTTCAATTTGGCTTCCATCCAAACCATTTGTGATTGCCTACAATTGGACTTTGTGGATGAATTCACGGATACCTATTCTCTTGAGTATGAAAAGGATTATCGGTTTTTGGTCAATGCAAAAAAAGAGTTGCCGGACGAATTTCCCGAATATGTTCAGGTTTTTGGAGACCGACATGGGTTTATCCCCAACCTGAGCATTCTGGACGTACTTTTCAACTTGGGGCCCAACACCTTGGAATATCTAGGAAATATTGAAATAGACGGGTCCCATGCTTAG
- the mutL gene encoding DNA mismatch repair endonuclease MutL, with translation MADIIRLLPDHVANQIAAGEVVQRPASVVKELLENAIDAQSTDIKLIVKDGGKTLVQVVDNGMGMSDTDARLSFERHATSKIQKAEDLFNLHTKGFRGEALASIAAIAHVEMMTRTGDDEVGTHIKIEGSKIISQEVAVVPKGTSMMVKNLFFNIPARRNFLKSDQVEFRHIVDEFHRVALAHPQISFSFYNNGSDVFNLPGNDFKKRIVQIFGRKTNEKLVPLNEETNVVRISGYIQKPEFAKKSRGEQFFFANNRFIKSPYLHHAVLGAFEGLIRPGTHPGYFICLEVDPATIDINIHPTKTEVKFDDEHTLYAYLKSTIKHSLGQFNVAPSLDFDKDQNLETPYNFKDKAVSLPSISVDADFNPFEKSRAPKESGYSRQPSAKGWETMYQGLERKLPQRDIGILEMESEGINSSIFGSSADTAETITTTFQLRKKYIVSTIKSGMLIINQSRAHQRVLYEGFLRNITIKEAVSQQLLFPLTLNFTRGEIAILMEIQESLSAVGFVFGDITSETVEVKGVPVVVTESEVQMVMEQLISDFQMELEEDSFSQVDMLAKTLAKTLSLKTGEVLDQRSQMELVNDLFACKESALSPFNKRTYTTITESDIDRKFI, from the coding sequence ATGGCGGATATTATTAGACTTTTGCCCGATCACGTTGCCAACCAAATCGCAGCGGGAGAAGTAGTTCAGCGACCAGCCTCTGTGGTAAAGGAATTGTTGGAGAATGCCATTGACGCCCAGTCCACGGATATAAAATTAATCGTTAAGGACGGTGGGAAAACCTTGGTTCAGGTTGTTGACAACGGGATGGGAATGAGCGATACGGATGCGCGCCTGAGCTTTGAGCGGCATGCGACCTCAAAGATCCAAAAGGCCGAAGATCTTTTTAATTTACATACCAAGGGTTTTAGGGGCGAAGCATTGGCATCCATAGCAGCCATTGCTCATGTGGAAATGATGACCCGTACGGGGGATGATGAAGTGGGCACGCATATAAAAATTGAGGGGAGTAAGATAATAAGCCAGGAAGTGGCCGTAGTTCCCAAGGGAACCTCGATGATGGTAAAAAACCTTTTCTTCAATATTCCTGCAAGACGCAACTTTTTAAAGTCGGACCAAGTGGAATTTAGGCATATTGTGGATGAATTCCATCGGGTAGCCTTGGCCCATCCACAAATATCCTTCAGTTTTTACAACAATGGGAGCGATGTTTTCAATCTTCCCGGTAACGATTTTAAAAAAAGGATCGTTCAAATTTTTGGCAGAAAGACCAATGAAAAGTTGGTCCCTTTGAACGAAGAGACCAATGTCGTTAGGATATCGGGATACATTCAAAAGCCCGAGTTTGCCAAAAAGAGTAGAGGGGAGCAATTCTTTTTTGCCAATAACCGATTTATTAAGAGTCCCTATTTGCATCATGCGGTCTTGGGTGCCTTTGAAGGATTGATCAGACCGGGTACACATCCTGGTTATTTTATTTGTTTGGAGGTAGATCCGGCGACTATAGATATTAATATACACCCAACCAAAACAGAAGTAAAGTTCGATGATGAGCATACCCTGTATGCCTATTTGAAATCGACCATTAAACATAGCTTGGGCCAGTTCAATGTGGCCCCTTCCTTGGACTTTGATAAGGACCAAAATTTGGAGACCCCCTACAACTTTAAGGACAAAGCCGTATCGTTACCGAGTATATCGGTAGATGCTGATTTCAATCCCTTTGAAAAATCAAGGGCTCCCAAAGAATCTGGGTATTCCAGACAACCTAGTGCCAAGGGTTGGGAAACTATGTACCAAGGCTTGGAACGTAAGTTGCCCCAACGGGATATCGGTATCCTAGAAATGGAATCCGAAGGAATCAATAGTTCTATTTTTGGTTCATCTGCGGATACCGCAGAAACAATCACTACAACCTTTCAGCTTCGAAAAAAGTACATCGTTTCTACCATTAAATCTGGGATGTTGATCATCAATCAAAGTAGGGCGCACCAACGTGTACTCTACGAGGGATTTTTAAGGAACATTACGATCAAGGAAGCGGTGAGCCAACAATTACTTTTTCCCCTGACCCTCAATTTTACCCGGGGAGAAATTGCCATTTTGATGGAAATACAGGAAAGCTTAAGTGCCGTTGGATTTGTTTTTGGCGATATAACTTCAGAAACTGTGGAAGTAAAGGGTGTGCCCGTAGTGGTGACGGAAAGCGAGGTGCAAATGGTGATGGAGCAACTTATTTCCGATTTCCAAATGGAGTTGGAGGAGGATAGTTTTTCCCAAGTTGATATGTTGGCCAAGACCTTGGCGAAGACCTTATCGCTCAAAACCGGGGAGGTGTTGGACCAACGTTCACAGATGGAGTTGGTCAATGACCTTTTTGCCTGTAAGGAAAGTGCCCTGAGCCCTTTCAACAAGCGAACATATACAACGATTACAGAAAGCGATATTGATAGAAAATTTATATAA
- a CDS encoding DUF721 domain-containing protein, with protein sequence MSRRENDHLSLQDALSAFIKKNNLEEGMNKVDVRTAWANLMGNGVLNYTTDVELKRDTLFVSLSSSVLREELSHGKTKIITMLNEELGKELIKKLVLR encoded by the coding sequence ATGTCCAGAAGAGAAAACGACCACTTAAGTTTACAGGATGCCCTCTCCGCCTTTATCAAAAAGAACAACCTAGAGGAAGGTATGAATAAAGTGGATGTGCGCACCGCATGGGCCAACCTTATGGGAAACGGCGTATTAAATTATACCACAGATGTGGAACTCAAGAGAGACACGCTCTTTGTATCGCTATCGTCATCCGTACTCCGCGAAGAACTCAGTCATGGAAAAACCAAAATTATTACGATGTTGAACGAAGAGTTGGGAAAAGAATTGATAAAAAAATTAGTGCTACGATAA
- a CDS encoding DHH family phosphoesterase, giving the protein MNFEQVAALKNLLSSPKRIAIIPHKNPDGDAIGSTLALSKYLSKKGHNTQVLAPNDFPKFLKWMPGADQILNYERHNAETKKFIAEADVIFTLDFNDFGRVGHMAECLENAKAKFVMVDHHQQPSGYAVITYSDINMSSTCEMVYTLIDAMGDRDLIDQDIANCIYTGIMTDTGSFKFRATTSQTHRIVAELMDKGADNTAIHQRVYDTNSPSRLHLLGCALKNMVILEEFNTAYITLTQEELDRYDYEKGDTEGFVNYGLTLDKIRFAVIFIENKEEGIFKISFRSVGDFSVNEFARNYFDGGGHTNAAGGKSEKSLEETIDYFVSLLPKYKKALTA; this is encoded by the coding sequence ATGAATTTTGAGCAAGTAGCAGCATTGAAGAATTTGCTTTCCTCTCCAAAAAGGATTGCCATAATACCGCACAAGAATCCGGATGGGGACGCCATTGGCTCTACCTTGGCGCTTTCCAAGTATCTTTCAAAAAAAGGACATAATACCCAGGTGCTCGCTCCCAATGATTTTCCAAAGTTCCTGAAATGGATGCCAGGAGCCGATCAAATCCTAAACTACGAAAGGCACAACGCTGAAACCAAAAAATTCATTGCGGAGGCCGACGTCATTTTTACCTTGGACTTTAACGACTTTGGACGTGTAGGTCACATGGCGGAATGCTTGGAAAATGCGAAAGCGAAGTTTGTCATGGTGGACCATCACCAACAACCTTCGGGATATGCAGTCATTACCTATTCAGATATAAACATGAGCTCCACCTGCGAAATGGTTTATACGCTGATCGATGCCATGGGGGACCGGGATTTAATTGATCAAGACATCGCCAATTGCATTTATACAGGTATCATGACGGATACCGGCTCTTTCAAGTTCAGGGCCACCACCAGTCAGACACATCGTATCGTGGCCGAGCTTATGGACAAGGGAGCGGACAATACGGCCATCCACCAACGGGTATATGATACCAACTCTCCCAGCAGATTGCATCTTTTGGGCTGTGCCTTGAAAAATATGGTTATTCTTGAAGAATTCAATACAGCATACATTACATTGACACAAGAAGAACTGGATCGTTACGACTATGAGAAGGGAGATACGGAAGGCTTTGTGAATTACGGCCTTACTCTGGACAAAATTCGATTTGCCGTTATTTTTATAGAGAATAAAGAGGAAGGTATCTTTAAAATTTCCTTTCGATCTGTGGGTGATTTTTCAGTAAACGAGTTTGCGAGAAACTATTTTGATGGAGGCGGACACACCAATGCCGCCGGAGGCAAAAGTGAAAAATCGTTGGAGGAAACCATCGATTATTTTGTATCCCTATTGCCCAAATATAAAAAAGCGTTGACAGCATGA
- a CDS encoding riboflavin synthase subunit beta produces the protein MGFLSKITRLRKNRRFEYNPRFYDDKGKGNPYRIEPKFDQFRSTLQNQRGLKNKISNVLEDSRREGDRNVKIRFVIILAILILIFLYIIDFDLSIFFSR, from the coding sequence ATGGGATTCCTGAGTAAAATAACACGTTTACGAAAAAATAGAAGGTTCGAATACAACCCAAGATTTTATGATGACAAAGGAAAAGGAAATCCCTACAGGATAGAACCCAAGTTTGACCAGTTTCGCAGTACCTTACAAAACCAACGGGGTTTAAAGAACAAAATTAGCAATGTCCTGGAAGATTCCCGAAGGGAAGGCGATAGAAACGTAAAAATTCGGTTCGTGATCATTTTGGCCATTCTCATCCTAATCTTCCTTTATATAATTGATTTCGATCTCTCCATATTTTTTTCCCGATAA
- a CDS encoding tetratricopeptide repeat protein → MATYKKRGFKPKTKVEAQEIEEQESTTAEVFSSLDEGASRTEEWVSKNQNYILGIIGVVAVAVLGYLAYNQFVLKPKEANAANEMYYPQQYFDQALNSTTAKDSLFTLALEGAEGKYGFLDIIEEYSGTKAANLANYSAGMSYLNMNKYQEAIDYLEDFKSDDAILGSLAKGGLGDAFMQLDQPSDALGYYEAAFKHSTNEYTTPKFLYKAGVTALEMGNKSKALEYFQRIKDEFSSSDAAKSIDAFIGIAKTGA, encoded by the coding sequence ATGGCAACATACAAGAAAAGAGGATTTAAACCCAAAACAAAGGTTGAGGCCCAGGAGATTGAAGAGCAGGAAAGTACTACCGCGGAAGTATTCAGTTCTTTGGATGAAGGTGCTTCCAGAACGGAGGAATGGGTTTCAAAGAATCAAAACTATATTTTGGGAATCATTGGAGTGGTCGCTGTAGCGGTATTGGGATATTTGGCCTACAATCAGTTCGTATTGAAACCAAAGGAAGCGAACGCGGCAAACGAAATGTATTATCCACAACAGTACTTTGACCAAGCCTTGAACAGCACAACGGCCAAGGATTCCTTATTTACACTGGCTTTGGAAGGTGCGGAAGGTAAATACGGTTTCTTGGACATAATAGAAGAATACAGTGGTACAAAAGCGGCGAATTTGGCGAATTATTCCGCCGGAATGTCCTATCTGAATATGAACAAGTACCAAGAGGCGATAGACTACTTGGAGGATTTTAAATCCGATGATGCTATTCTGGGGTCTTTGGCAAAAGGTGGTCTTGGGGATGCCTTCATGCAGCTTGACCAACCCTCCGATGCCTTGGGGTATTATGAAGCGGCCTTTAAACATAGTACGAACGAATATACCACTCCCAAATTTTTGTACAAGGCGGGTGTTACGGCCTTGGAAATGGGCAATAAATCAAAGGCCTTGGAGTATTTCCAAAGAATCAAGGATGAGTTTTCAAGTTCTGATGCGGCCAAATCTATAGATGCCTTTATTGGAATCGCCAAAACTGGGGCATAA